DNA sequence from the Carassius carassius chromosome 6, fCarCar2.1, whole genome shotgun sequence genome:
ttaaaagaccaaattcgatatatagttattatttaatgtactacaaggcaagcagatggctatgaacacaatgcgaatgcttaatgtggcctaataacagactaagatgataaagacaattcagtaggcctagcctatttgtcttgttgttgactcaacgtatatacaaaccagcaaatatgaacgtgcattatgaaatgcattaagtgattttaaaaggatcagctCCGTACAGGCTAGAAGACGAGTACAGAACacagtgcgttaaattgtacattaaaagtTTTCCttctatagaaaatcattataaataaaacacataatgtagcttaatggacaaagacagtgatataaacgagttgtagacagtttattgtatatggaaaaatgcttaacgcgaaactttgcgCGTTGCGTTtattcaccaccacagcgtcttgtctccattggcaacaagcacgatttgtgtcgattgcaagtgtcgcaggtagcagagagtgcaagtagcgattgcaagtgacattgtaatttagtttattttttcctgtcttcacaacctggctactgttataaaatgttgggaaattcaaacaaaaagtaaaaaataaaaaaatctataaaataaaaaataaagactgcaagtgatgtcactagcggaagtgcaagtgtctgagagtgcaagtctgagagtgcaagtgcaagtctgcagccagaccctcttggacCCTGTCAGCTAGTTTATTCACTTGCCATAATGCTTAAAATCGGGCTTAAAATCCTGTATTGAGAATTTATCCTGACATGTCGCCGACACCAAACAAATATCTAGCATGCTAAAAATCTGGACCATTCGGCCGACTCGACATCATGTGGTGTCAGTTGTCACGATGTGCTACAGCCAGTGAGAGATCAAGGCATGGGTTGAGGCCAGTGgaagaaaaacagcagcagcaacatgGCTTTAAGAAAAGTTTGGAGACAAGAATTGGAACAAAATCTTTCAGAACAGCATCATTCACGTCCCAATTCACGTGTGTTTTTATGACAAAATGCGGATTGGGGGCTGTGTGAGTGTGACAGAGCTGTTGTCAGCTCATGTAGTGTTTGACCCCCTGTTGCAGATCATTTACATATGGGTCACCAAGTGTGAACACCATAACGACTTCAAGAAGGATAGTAAGTCATGTAGTCAGAACAGCACAGTGATTTGCCGACATTTAAATTTGTATACTGTGAACTAGGCTTAAACCTTTAAGAACCtacaaataaatcaaacaaacaatacaGAAAACCATGTTTTTAATGGATTATGAAATTATTTCAGAGAGGTGCATGATGAATAAACTGTCAGAATTTGCCAGACCAATAACATTTCTGCATGAAGGTATTCGTAATGAACAGTTGGGAAAGTGGTCAAGGGGTTGAGTTAACTGGTTAGAACGGTTCATTATCAGTCTTGAGTTGACCAGTTGATTTTGACTGGCTGAACATTAGAATCAAAGATCCAGAACAATAGATCTAAATAGCAAAATGTTTCCTTCTCAAATGTAACTTAAATACAAAAATGGCCAAAAGTATATTTGAAACTTAAACCTCCACCAGAGGATTTTTTGGGGGCGTGTGCGCATTTCTGAAAATCTATCAATCCAACACATGAACATAATTCAATAATATACAGGGAACATTTTTATTAAGGTTAAAACCAGtcagtgcttaaaaaaaaaaaaaataagagtcgGAGTGTCAGAAGTCCTGGGATTGGACTTCTTTACTGGTGTTCGGGTCCCGCGAACCTTTGGTCTTCTTGGGCAGCAGCTGCGCCTGGATATTGGGCAGCACGCCGCCCTCTGAGATCGTGACGCCGCCCAGCAGGGTGTTCAGCTCTTCGTCGTTGCGCACCGCCAGCTGAATGTGACGCGGCGCTATGCGCAACTTCTTGTTGTCGCGGCTTGCGTTTCCCGCCAGCTCCAGCACCTCCGCGCACAGATACTCGATAACCGCCGTTAAATACACCGCCGCTCCGGAGCCGATGCGCGCCGCGTAGTTTCCCTTCCGCAGGAGACGCGCGATGCGGCCAACAGGGAACTGAAGGCCCGCGCGGGACGAGCGCGACACGGACGACTTGGTCTTTGGTGCAGCGACGATCTTCTTACCCCGACCAGACATGATGAAAAGCTCtagaaataaaatatgtattgtagACAAGCAAAACGGACCAGTACATCCGCTCCTAACTTACTGAAAACAGTCTAATCAAATAGGCCTACCTAACGTTACAGAAATTCAAAATGGATTTAGATAGCTAAAGGGCAATAAagtaaactaacaaaaaaaaaaaaattttttttgacaataagcaaacacaaaaacaacttaaACTTACCTGATGAACACACCAATTGAACAAGCAGTGACGTTGTTTAACTTTTATCTAACAGGCTTACGTTTTAGCTACTAGAGCttaattgattttaattaaaattcaccTGTGCAAATTAGTTGGTGGCTAATCAGctctttgaatttttaatttgatttaaattatcAATTAGACTGAGCCTTGTAAgtgcttaaaaaaatctttaaagtgTTGAATAAAATTGTGGAATACATTCATTTTAGAAATCTATTTACTTGTTTATATTActgatatttttaatgtttatgactATACTTGTTAATTTTATTAGCTTGAATTTGTTGAGGGCAATATCAAGTTATGTTATTTatctatttgttatttatttgtttattttcagagggcagagttcagtgaAACCTTAGAAATTATAAGTTACAAAAGTCAGCAGAGCTTTACATGTCTGGTAGAGCATATTTTTAAATACTGAGTAGTTTTAGAaagttattaaaatatgaatagaaagttaaagatAGTTTCATCAATTGAAGTTCCTTCATGATGAAAGTTCATAGTGATTTATTTCATAGGTTTAATAAATTGTTTGTGGTCTGGATTTTTCTGCAACCACGTTTTATCTGATAGTCACATGACAGCTGTTTTGATCATGTGACCATTTGTTGTGGAGGACGCTCATGACTAATGTAATCAAACGATTCATGGTCAGTGTTAGTGATCAGTGAGTCTGTGCTCATCTGATTAATTAGTGTCCGGTCATTCGCAGCAGTCAGTCATGAATCGCGCACTCTTCGTGGTGTGCCTTGCGCTCATCGCTGCTCACAGCGTCCCGCTGTCGGTTCCGCTACATGAGGAGGTCGCTCGGATGGCTCGGTTTGTGGTCAATAAGTGTGACTGGGTTTCAATGGCAGCGATCTCTACTCACGACCCGGTCAGAGGACAGCCGTTCTCCAACGCCTTCTCCATCAACGATGGGCCCGCGGGCAACGGAACTGGAACACCCTACATGTACctcacacacatttcagttcaggaCCTGCAGGTGCTAATCAATAATCAGGACTGATCAATGGAGACTGACACGAGCTCAGACACTTCTGTAACAGAGTTACGGAAACGTAACGAATGTTTAAAatgacttaagaaaaaaaaaacctgcttcaaATACGTTCTTTTGAGCATTTCACAGTATCTGCTAATCTGGACAGTATCTGGACCTAAAACCCACAGACGAGACCAatgctgtgtctgaaatcgctcactcattcactaatccctatatagtgtatggcagttgagttcaatatatcaggaaggagtgaacaaataaattAGTGAACTGATTCGGACGGTGACGTAGCCTATACACAAAAAaaggagcgcagctggaggaaaacaaaactagaggtatttcgtattgcttgccgggaaagtaacctatcctacagaaaagcattaaaaactgctagatccgattacttttcttctcttttagaagaaaacaaaaataaccccaggtatttattcaatacagtggctaaattaacaaaaaataaagcctcaacaagtgttgtcatttcccaacatcacataatgactttatgaactactttacttctaaaattgatactattagaggtaaagttgtaaccattcagccgtcagctacagtatcgcatcagacactatagacccctgaggaacagttccactcattctctactataggagaggaagaattgtatagatttgttaaatcatctaaaccaacaacatgtatgttagaccctataccatttaggtgcttccagaagtcatggatcctcttctgactattattaatgtccccaaaaccttcaaactggctgtatTAAgcctctaataaaaaaaaacacaacttgaccccaaagaactagttaattatagaccaatctcgaatctcccttttctgtccgagatactagaaaaggtagtatcctcacaatgatattccttcttagagaaacaTGGtacatgtgaggatttccagtcaggatttagaccatatcatagtactgctctccttagagttacaagtgacctgctcttatcatctgatcatggttgtacctctctattagttctattggatcttagtgctgcgtttgacacaattgaccacaacattcttttgcatagacttgaacactttgttggcattaatggaagtgcattagcatggtttaaatcatacttatatgaccgctatcaattcgtagcagtgaatgaagaggtatcatatcgatcacaagtgtagtatggag
Encoded proteins:
- the LOC132142459 gene encoding histone H2A, sperm-like; protein product: MSGRGKKIVAAPKTKSSVSRSSRAGLQFPVGRIARLLRKGNYAARIGSGAAVYLTAVIEYLCAEVLELAGNASRDNKKLRIAPRHIQLAVRNDEELNTLLGGVTISEGGVLPNIQAQLLPKKTKGSRDPNTSKEVQSQDF